The sequence below is a genomic window from Maylandia zebra isolate NMK-2024a linkage group LG18, Mzebra_GT3a, whole genome shotgun sequence.
GTCTATGTGTCTCCTCTCATCTCATCTTCTGCTACAACTTAACTAAGGCCAGTCGAGGAGGACCTCTGCAGAGTACTGAGGAGAGTGTTCAAAGAGGCCCCATTTACACCAGGAGACATGCAAAGACAAATTCCCTTCCTGTTTTTATTCCCCGTACAGTGCAGACTACCGGATCCTGGTGAAGAGGTTTAACACAGAGACTGATTCCTGAAAGAAGGAAGGTGGACGTTAGACAGAGACCACTACAAAAATAACACGCAGGTGATGAAAACTGCATTCAAGGAAGCCCAACACAGAGAAAGTGAGAAATGGGAAGAAAACATGCCTTGGTGGATCTCATCTTGCTAAAGACGTTCCAGAACCTCAGAGTTTCATCTCCAGCCCCCGTCACGATGGCCTCCCCATCAGGTGACATAGCCTGCATGCAAGTTATTATTAAACACTGAATATGCACCACTATAACAGCTACATCATTTgctctgggattaataaagtattctgattctgatgtaaTTACAGGAATCTGAAGTGGGCACAGGAAGGATTTTATCATTTTAGTTTGCTTTAagtgtaattatttattaaaatataatttttatacTCCTATCTAAAGTTCACTATATTTGCtttcagcacataaaatattaattaacaTCCTTCTTAAGTTTACATGTGCATTCCTATGTATTAATTGTTGGTGTAAAGCCAAAGTGATGCACAGAAATCACTCACAACAGCACTTACACAAAACATCAGAAAGAGGTAGAAAATGTCAGTTTgactcatttttttatttttgagaagCTCTGTGTCAGTGTCACCCTTTTACCCTGGGATATCTAACAGCGACACTTCTTAAAGGGTCAGTCAGTGAGTCTAGTTTTATAGGATCATTTccttacacttttttttctgtgactatttatttctgctttacagttttattttaagttaagatTATCTTTAATTTAgttataaaggaaaaaaaatatactgACCAGGTAAAGTACTCTATAGGAATGCCCCGTAAGCTTGGCCACTTGAGTTAGAGACGGATACTTCCACACGAGGATCTGGTTCTGGGAATAACCGTGCGTGCTGACCTGCAGAGGAGGAACAGTTTTTTCCACTTATTTAGCTGGCAGGTTTGTCTACCATCGGATAAAAATCAACAATTCCACATCACTGCTTCCATCGTATTTTCCAGCCAAAAACACACgcacaaaagagaaaaataaataaaaactgagttGAATGCTACTGAATAGCAAAAAAACTCCTCACCAACAGCCCTAAAATTAACCTTGGTGTATGTCCGTAtttaagagcagatgcatgtaTTCTATTTCACAGGAGCAGAGTGCAGTCAAAGACATGGGGTGTCTCACCAGTTCATTAGTGTGCTTGGACCAGGCCAGGTTGCAGACCTGAGAGCCGGTGTCTGTGCACTGCAGAGGCTGGCCAGTCAGAGTGTTCCAAAAGCGGATGCAGCGATCGGCTGTGCCTCCTCCAGAGGCCAACAGGCCGTGTTGGTGAGGAGACCAGGCGATGGCCTTCACTGCAGCTAAGTGCTCCGTGTACTGCTGCACTGGGAGGACACTTGAGTGGTTCCACACGAGTAACTGCAGACAGCAGGTTGCAATAACAAGAGGACAGAAAATTTTTGGCGTTTTTTATAAAAAAGGGACCCCAATAAAAATGTGGCACAGACAAAGGCATTGGGCGAGATTCTCTGCATACCTTGTTATCATTTCCACCCGAGGCTAGAAGCTGGTGGTCTGTGCTCCACTTGAGCCCGcagacttcctgtctgtgtccttGGAGCCGACGTTCTGACTGGAGAGGCGGTGCCCTGATGTCCCGCTGCAGGATCACCCGATCACGACTCCCAGACGACAGCTGGTCGGCATTCCATGCTAGAGCACCTAGAAGCAGGGAATGACGACCAGGGGAGATGATTCACCAATCATGAATGAGAGATGTTGCTAAACAACTGTTTGAAAATAAGTGAAGCTTGAATGACTGTCTCTGCCTTCATTTCCATAGACTTTCAACTTACCCACTCTGGCTGTGTGTCCTTCTAGCACAGAGAGCTTCTTCCCTGCTGCTGCATCCCAGATTTGTACATAGCCTTTGTGGGTGCCTACAGCTACCAGGTTACCCTAAAAACAGACAGCACACTTTGAAGATGACACTGGCAAGTAGGAGTCTAATCTTACAATGGCACAAAAACAGGAGCAAGTGCAAATACCCTCAAGCCTTTTCTTAGTTACAGCACAGGTTAAAAGCCTGAAATCATAAATAAGCTTGAATTTCTTTGAAATATCCAGACATACTCTTGTTTCATGGCAGACCTTCAAAGTGAACCAATTATGCTTTTCCTTACTTTCTGTCATATATTTCATATATACCGTTGTGATGGTGAATTCTCAACCTTGAATAAACATATCCAAAGAATCGATAATTAaagtcatatttttaaaaaacaataactaTGAGCCCAAACCTCAGGCTGTAGAGTGCTCTGAACACTCAGTTTCTGGcagtttttctgctttcagaaactgtaaaaaaagGCCAGCTGTGCAGGCTTTATTACAGCATTGTTTAAAGTCCTGGACGAGAGCTTGCAAAGACAAGAatcaatgaaagaaaaacacaccctCTCTGACCAGCCCACTGACGTCACAGAGTCTCCTTCTACAGAAAGGTCACAAAGACGAGTCACCTAAAGTTTCGAAAAGTGCCAGACAAAGGAGACAGATTAATACGAATGTACCAGGAGGTAGTTCAATTATGTCTTTTTCATTAAGTATGACACACTATCACAGGTTTTCTCAGCTAACATGTCACACACACCTGGCTGGTACAGGCACTCCACAAGTAGACACAGGTACCCAGTCCCACACTGAGCACATTCAGAGAGGACCAGTCCACTAGGTTAAGGTAGAAATCATCTTGAAGCTCTGGAGCGTCCAGAACTTTGAAAGGTATTTTAGAAATCTTGCGTGTTGGTTTTCGTGGCGATCGAAGAAGTTTCTGACTGTAAAGCCCAATAACATGTAAGCAACACAGTCAATTTTTCTCCCCATATTAAGAAATGGCACTTTCACGTTTAGCTGGAAAATTTAATTACCTGTTACTACTGACGGGTGATAGTGAATAGGGAGAGACTGTGTTTCCATCCTCGTCGGGAAGAGCTCTCTTGGTACTTACAGAATACTACAACAATCAAACAGATTATTTCTAACGCAGACAAAACCcaccgtaaaacaaaaaacacttagccagttacaaaaacattattattatttttttttacactaaaaAGGCTCCTCTTGGCAGGCGTAGATGGCTGCAAGCGACGATCTTCTGACTGGGGGTCCTGGACTTTCTCAATGCCTGCTCCTAGTAGCTCATTTTTCAGCAGAGCTGAGTAAGCCAGACCGTCCGCTGAAGACAAAGGAACAGACAGAGGGGAAATCAAACCAGGCTGTCGAAATGATTAACTTCAAACCCTGTGCTCCCTTTGCAGTTTCTCAGCTCTCGCTCACATCTCTGAAGATCAGGGAGAATTTTCCACTAAGCTTTGTTTAGCCCTTATCTGCAGTCTCCATACGCCTGCCCAGGCTTAGTAAACAAGAGAAGGTCAAATTATCAAGTTTGACTGGAGCAGAAAGAGATACCTGTGGAAATGAACTGAAAATGGATAAAACTCACACCTAAAGCACATctacaacacagaaaaacatatttcaCTTGGGGATGGGAAAGCGAGTAACTCATAATACATGACTATCATGATAATTATTCAGTAACTAAATATCATGATAAAATATAGGCTAAAGttttttttcatcatctttTATCCATTACGATAgccttgaaaaacaaaaaacaaaaacacacacctaAGTGTGACATATAACCAACCTTATTTTGAGCAAATTTACAGCACCATTAAGAGCTTTCACTCTAATACTAAAGTCTGAATGAACAAACACAGGGGTGAAACTAAATTCCAACTACACAAACATTCAGACAGAAGCTAAAGTAAAGAAAACTGAAcacaaagaaaatgcaaaaacagattTTGTCTCATTCACAATTTAAATGCTTGTGACAAGAGAGGTGCAGGTGGAAACACAGTTTGTCATCATTCAAGAGAAAAGCAATGGATTACCTTTGTTGCTGTCAGTGGTGCCATCTTTGGTTTTCCTATTTTGATTGTGCGACTTTTCAATTTCCTGTGTTAAAATAATCATAATCAATAAATGATCACTCTCAACCAATTCTGTAAACTTAAGtattagaaaaaacaaagcaaacacttTAATCTTGAGAGCATTGTTCTTTTGGTAGGACAGGCAGAAGAGTGCTTGGTGTATTTGCTGTTGTGGCAGACTCACATTAATGCGATGGAAGTTGACACTCCAGTTGGCTCCAGCCCGGGAGGGAATGAAGCGATCACCATGCTTGCTAGGAGAGGACAGGGGGGAGCTGGTGGGTGTCAGAGATCGCACTGCTCCTAGAGCTTTCTGCACAAGGGAAAAGAGAAGACAgcattgtggggtttttttttttttttaactctacgGCAAACAAACAGGCCTCGGAGTGGATTTGAAAACTCAATAACGGAACAGGAACATAATTTAGATGGCAGATGGTGTGTTTTTTTGAGGTGATAACAACAGGAGGCAACATTCACAAAAGCCAGTCTTTTGGCCAGTAAGGTCTTGTTTTTACTCAACAGTGGTGACAGTGTCAATAGACTGCCATGTGAAACCATTTTTCCCTTATAATACATGGAAAGCACTGCCCTCACGTCCCTCCTGGGAGGGgatatcatcatttaaaaattaaGACAATGACCTTATTCAAGATTACTTGCAGATTTGACTAGTCTTAATTAGACAGCAGAATTAGCTTTTGTTCAGAGGATGAACATTACTTTACATACAAGGAATCAGACAGAATAgacaaaaaaaacttgtttttacttaCAATGGGACTTGCATTCTCATTTTGGATATTGATCTGTCTGAGGAGCCTGCACTCATAGTCCTGATCCATGATCCTGAGAACAGGACAAGACCACAATAAAGTTCATTGACGATGTGTTTATTCTATATAGGAAATGGCACCGTGTATAAGCTACCTGTCAAACATCGGCATACACGGTGTATTTGTTGTTAGATAAATAAACCCGTTATTCAACTGATTTAAAACGCTTTGAACTTACCGTTTATCAAACGACAATGCTAAGAGTCATCGACATGGAGCAGTAATCCCCAGAGGAACTGCTTTGTATTGATCAATGAGGCAATAAAGCTACATTAAAACCCTCCGGAAGAATTACAAAGATAAACCAATCAATAGTTAAAATGTAGAGTTTTTTGGTTTCATTCCATCTCCAACTAACTAACCAACCACCCACCCACCGACCGACGTGTAATTAAATGACATACCAGTACCTATGATCAGCTGCGACTGTGGACTCTGACATGCTAACAGCACTTAAATTATCTTTATGAAAACCTTAGTCTTGTAACTTTGAAACGCAACCCAACAGCAGTCATTTACTTGCATATCCCACAAAGCGAAATACTGCTATCTCTGGTGATTATCGCTGAAATACGAATAAAGACAATCTAAATAATCCAACGACCCAGCACAGAAAGCTAGGctaatgctaacgctagctcaGCTGTGTAAGACAATTTATCGTATTAGCACCTACCTTTCCCCCAGTAAACGCTTCCCCCCGTATGCACTGTTAATTTGGTTCTCGTAGTGTTTTCTAACTCAGttcaaatgtgttgttttgtgctttttacCCGTAAAATCGACACACACAGAatacaaatgttttcttttgccGAGCATTCAATTTAGGCTCGCTAAGCATCACGGGAAGTGCGTGACGTCGCTGTTTTTGAAACACACATTTTCCGTTGTTAAGGAAACGTGTCCGACTCGACTGAACGCTGTCGGTAAAACCTGACCTCTGGGTTTAACCGGCAACCGAGGCTAAACAAGATTATAGTCTCACCAGTTTATAGTCAAAGATTTAGCACAGGTTTCAAAATGAATAGCAGTTCAGGTCATGCCACAGAGAACAGAATCTCAAATGCAACAAAAATGCGattaaaaaacatacattttactTTCTTACATTGTGGATTCATGTTTGAGCATCAGCGTTGATactaaaatttattttatttccactTTCAACGGTGATGTATTTGCAcgatagttaaaaaaaaacaatatgacAAAACATCAAACACCATTTAGTGAACAAAAAGGTTTAATTCAATATActcaataaataattatttatataatgtgtgtgtttccagagGCCTGTACTACAAAGCCAGTATCTTTCCATTGTCTGGTTTTTACTCGCCTTAACAACAAAAGAGATGATATATTTGTAAAGTTTAGACTGGCAAAGTGAAGCTTATATAACCTTTATCTATCCAGATAAAACGTCCCATTGGCattaaaaatatacttttttgtAAGAGAGATCTGGCCAAGAGGGCAGcagaaattaaaacaaatataacacagttgtataaaaatattttcagtggTTGAAAAAGGACTGCATTAATTACAATGTATAATGCAGTCATAAAGATACCAGCAAAAACcatattctctttttttattcataacTCTTTCATAAATGCTGTTGACTACTGTCTGTTTACAAGTATAaaccattacacacacacacacacacacacacacacacacacacacacacacacacacacacacacacacacacacacacacaacaaaacacagaaacatcagaaatcACTTTCTGGCAGTTCTTGACTGTCTAATAATCCCGACTGTGTAAGTTGACAGACTAATCAATATCACCATTTAAGGGATGGTACAATCAGGATTATAATTATGAATGAGTATTTCAATATAGTAATGCTTGAAGGACAGTTTTAGATTTCATTCTTTCAGGCGTGGCCTCTGTGGTCTCTTACTAAAGAATAAATTCATGCAGACCTCTGACTGTGAAGGACAAGAACAGTCACGCGCATCAAAAATAAAGAATTCTGTGCCTAAATAATGAGTTGTGTGATAATTATGCATTTGTAAATTTATTtacaaatttatttttaattattttatttgtttaaacattactaaagtaatttattatttaattaaaaataaaatatttcaaatatttccATATCCTGACAACTGTCAGGCATGGTGGTGGAGGGCTGATGATGATTTAGCGTTGTTTTGTACCCACAAAGGACATTACTGGCACAAGTTTTGCAGAGTCCAGTGAAAatcacataaaaatgaaaacttgcTTTGAGACTctgctaaaaacaacaacaacaaaaataaaaaaaccaacCCGTCTGCTGTGCTGATGTTGCATGCCTCTTCTCACTTCATTGACTTTTTGAAGCCTCAGCTCCCTGTTCACAACTCCTCCTTTGCTGGTGTGTGGATTCAAACATCAAAATGACAAAGGAAATTGTGTCGTTTGATAACAGAAATTGGCTTATGGAAAATTGATACACAGGCACTTCTTTACACCAGGGAAATACGAAAGCTCAGTCTCTCGCCTTAGCTGAAATTATTTGCCTTCAGCAtcaactttcctttttgtttcattttgtgtatttgtagtAGCAGTGGAG
It includes:
- the LOC101486463 gene encoding fizzy-related protein homolog isoform X1, producing MLSEPKLNARQKKTFVFCVCRFYGIMDQDYECRLLRQINIQNENASPIKALGAVRSLTPTSSPLSSPSKHGDRFIPSRAGANWSVNFHRINEIEKSHNQNRKTKDGTTDSNKADGLAYSALLKNELLGAGIEKVQDPQSEDRRLQPSTPAKRSLFSYSVSTKRALPDEDGNTVSPYSLSPVSSNSQKLLRSPRKPTRKISKIPFKVLDAPELQDDFYLNLVDWSSLNVLSVGLGTCVYLWSACTSQVTRLCDLSVEGDSVTSVGWSERGNLVAVGTHKGYVQIWDAAAGKKLSVLEGHTARVGALAWNADQLSSGSRDRVILQRDIRAPPLQSERRLQGHRQEVCGLKWSTDHQLLASGGNDNKLLVWNHSSVLPVQQYTEHLAAVKAIAWSPHQHGLLASGGGTADRCIRFWNTLTGQPLQCTDTGSQVCNLAWSKHTNELVSTHGYSQNQILVWKYPSLTQVAKLTGHSYRVLYLAMSPDGEAIVTGAGDETLRFWNVFSKMRSTKESVSVLNLFTRIR
- the LOC101486463 gene encoding fizzy-related protein homolog isoform X2 → MDQDYECRLLRQINIQNENASPIKALGAVRSLTPTSSPLSSPSKHGDRFIPSRAGANWSVNFHRINEIEKSHNQNRKTKDGTTDSNKADGLAYSALLKNELLGAGIEKVQDPQSEDRRLQPSTPAKRSLFSYSVSTKRALPDEDGNTVSPYSLSPVSSNSQKLLRSPRKPTRKISKIPFKVLDAPELQDDFYLNLVDWSSLNVLSVGLGTCVYLWSACTSQVTRLCDLSVEGDSVTSVGWSERGNLVAVGTHKGYVQIWDAAAGKKLSVLEGHTARVGALAWNADQLSSGSRDRVILQRDIRAPPLQSERRLQGHRQEVCGLKWSTDHQLLASGGNDNKLLVWNHSSVLPVQQYTEHLAAVKAIAWSPHQHGLLASGGGTADRCIRFWNTLTGQPLQCTDTGSQVCNLAWSKHTNELVSTHGYSQNQILVWKYPSLTQVAKLTGHSYRVLYLAMSPDGEAIVTGAGDETLRFWNVFSKMRSTKESVSVLNLFTRIR